Part of the Acropora palmata chromosome 10, jaAcrPala1.3, whole genome shotgun sequence genome, caaaaccctgCTTTCCATGAGAGCTGTGCATTTCTAATCTAAAAAACTGTAGCTAATTGTAATAAAGTGACTCGACAAGACAAGTTCATTCTCATTTCTGGATGTTGTTGTGTGTCTCTCCTTAGCTCACTCTCTTTTGGTATCACATGTCCTGACATCTTTCTCAACAAGCAGCCCATGGAACCACCAACTGCACAAaacttttgatttatttacTTGTCGATTTATTGTAACTATAATATGAAGAGCACTTAAACTATGTCATTGGTTTCTCACTGACacttgctgttgttgttgttgttggtcaGAAACTGGATAGATGTGTGGGATTTATTATCTCAAGAATGCCGAGACGAGGTGTGTGTGATgagcaaatgagaaaaaataaaggatgCTTTCAATGGCTGTATCACTGCTACTTGCAAGAGCCTTTTCACAActgaatatttaacaattagacccgtagcccgaaagggctatgggtcaatagcccatgaggcgaagccaaatgggctattgatccgtggcccttgagggcgaaggcctctaattgttttagtatacccaactagtcggacagaaaaaagcaataaaaaattcagcaaaaaaaagtttatttgggaataaaccaaagtaaataggtttacaaaaccggggaatttcgctactcgatgactatgactattagacccctagtagcgtagccaatcaaaatgcaggatttgcattagtccactagttgggtgatactaaaaacCTATAGGCCAGTTGTGTATTGGTCATTAATCATGCCTCCCAACTCTATAATCTATAGTCTATAATCCTATAATCTATAATCTCTATAATCCTAGTCTATTCATCTGGCTATTTAGAGGGCCACTAGTTTGTCAGTgattactgttgtgtgttaccctctataaataaagttgattattattattattattattattattataatcattgtATGTAAAACAAGTGTTAATTGATCTTATCCTAACTCAATGGTTTTGTCATAATTCTAGCtcctttttgcatagaaaaatCTAGCTATCCAGCTACTGGCGCAATTGTGCTTAAAAAGGATGTATAGCTTTTTGGGTGATATGGGTACAAGGGTGATATCTTATCTTGTGCCCGTATTTACACTTGATTTGCTCCGTTTAGGTCGTGCTAATTGATTCTGATGGGCTTTTGGACACATTAGAGAAGTATCTCAGAAAGCATAGGTACGTGATTAGAATGtccacaaaatattttttccacaaaTGTTGTTACTTATCTTGATACCAAAGCATTATTTCCGTATTGGGAAGGTGAGGGAAGTCTGGGATAAGAGCTAGAGGTGGCACAAGAGCCTTAAGTTATGAGAATTGTCGCATATTTACATATTGTTACGTTTTCTCAGGTTTTGTACAGAATGTAAGTCAAAGGTTCTAAGAGCGTACAGTATATTGGCTGGAGATTTAGATGGACCAAGTGAAAAAGGGTAAGTGCTCTGGTAGGACATGAACGGACACTTCATCACacctcatgacacttatacaAAGTAGgctgaatttcattttcatgttgCAGTGGACATGTTTGGGTAAGGTGTTCGCTGGTAGGGATAGCATGTGTGAACCCTGTGACTCCGTACATCTGAAACCCTTGGTACTGCCCCTTGATGTTACATCTCACCTGGTCAACAGGGCTCATGCATTAGTGAGAACAAAATTATAAGCGTCTACCACTGTTGCCCAGGTTCAAGCCCAGAGGTTTATTGCTTGTTCTCTGGTTTTCgactctcaccaaaaaccaaagtATTGATTTGGTTTAATTTGATTAAAAATGTTGAAGCCTCCATGATTAGCCATTGGCTAAATAAGCTTACTTTGATGAggtaataactattattattattatcatcatcatcatcatcatcatcatcatcatcatcatcatcatcatcatcatcatcatcatcatcatcatcatcatcattattatttgtacCTTTTGAACTGGTGACGGTTATTGTCATTGTTGCCGTTTCAAATGCAGTCTTGTACCAAAGTCACTCTTGAGGAAAGGTACCGTGTTGCATAGAAATTATTGCTATGTCTACCAAGTGCTTCTTGTATGAAAGTGCtgcaaatttgtttgttttttttttcttacttcagTTATTGCGCAGCCCTGTATGATGGCCTCAAGAGCTGTCCACAGGAGCGGCATGTTCACGTGCTTTGTGATACCGACTACATTGCGCACCTGATTAGTAGGGCAGAGCCCGAGCTTGCTGGAGGGTAATGTTTGATCTGAGCAGTTTTAGCATTAGTTTATTCAGTCTCTCTTAAGACAAGTATAATTATCATTCgatgtatttttttcctttcttttcattggccgagagctcaccacgtgacctgcaaataactacctacaaataagtgttttgctgcaaataatattctgctcatgcgtaattgaaactacggtcttgtgtgaaaatggcggATCGGTTCCCCGACcaggcagagagtgatttgacatatttagttgatcaaaagaactgtgatcgaatgataaaacaattattgaactcggttatctcaaaatatcgtgatttgtcagtgtctcGCAGCCCAATCATTTCcctcagccttcggcttcggcaaataattgattttcTCGCCACTTACAAGTCACGATGTTTTGCTCAACCTcgctcaataattgttaattatttgtatTCCGTAACTTAATGGAATGGCAGAAAATGCCTATCTGTCTTAATTTTGCTGTAGGGTAACATAGATATGTCCAGGATTCAAGTGATGCATCTCTATAAGCGTCATGTAGTGTCCCGTCACATTCTGACTCAACCTCGATATCGTGATGGGGAATACagacaataaacaattattggatgaggttgatcatgatatcatgaattatcaaagCCGAAGTCTGTGTCATCtgccgaagccgaaggcttTGGCAGATAACATAAACACGAGGGTTTgactttattttaatttcctgcATCATACCTGGAAAGGAGAGAGCCAACACGCATACTAAAACTAGTTACGTTattgtttcagaagaagagaaagacaTGCCAAAACACTGGACATCGCACAAGAAGAAGTAAGggaaacttttcaagtttgcGCTAACAGATACACTGCTAGTGAACCAAAGATAAATGAGCTGTAGCCGTTGTATGACAAGGTGTCTCTGTCCGTACAGAAAAGTTGAATGAAACATTTGGGCGAAAACTAGTTCAAGGTGAAGCGGAAAAGAAACTTCCAGTCgcttaaaaacgtttttgcTCCCAAGGTTCTCGgtatttcttcttcctctaGGCTTCACTCAAAGAGTTAAGCAGAATATTGACCGGTTTGCACGCTTAAAAGTACATCATCTTCTACTCTGCAACTCTTTTGTGTGTATCTTGCTAGGTTTTAACATGTCTCGGAATTCACCTGTGGGAAAGACTCCATCGTTTGTGGCAGAAACTAAAGGCCGAGGAACAGACTTGGCAAATGCTCTTTTATCTGGGCGTTGATGCCCTTAAGAAAAGTTTTGAGGTGAGATAGGACGTAATTCTAACGCATTTTATACCGCATTTAAGTCGCTGCAACCTGACGCTTTTCATAATGCACTTTCTGTCCGTTTTCAAGGAGTTATTGAAGCATCGTGGGAAGATAACTAGCGTTTTAACCACAACATCGtccaaaaactatgtccccatttttaaccctttcctgcccaattGGCACTTTAGTGGATTTtgctctgtctaacgccagacgattttactcgtctatgggaaccccttgggcaggaaagggttaagggaTTTCCAAGTTGTTTGGGGTGTCTAGCAAGAGTTAAAACTGGGAATTGTTTGCAACGTTTCAGGTGGCTGTTGAGAAAAAACAAGGAATTTCACGGCTAGAACAACTAGTGGAGGAAATATCCGAAGCAGAACGAGCGAAGGAGatgaaaaaagagcaaaaaagattaaaaaggAAGGCAAAACGCAAGGAGAAATGTAAATTGATTTCACAAATTACTGAAGCATCAGACAGTGATCTGAAAGCGGGGGAGGAGTTACAGAAAGAAGAGAATTGCACGAACGGAAATGTGGGAGTAACGGAGGAATTAAACGGTCACCGCGACAGTTGGGGAGATGATGAAGACGAAGTGAATAGCAATGGTTCCCCATGTAGCTGTGATGATTTGAATAACTGTGAACAGAGAAAGCCACAGACCAATGGCTTTGTGGCAAATGGACATTGCGGGTGAGTTTAGACCAGCTAAGTTGTAGACAGTCCACCACAGTTGCATAGTAAGGCACGGGCTCTGTATCGGCGTCACAAGGTGCCCTGTGGTTTCCCCTCGTGTCAAAGAGCTTAACATTTGTTTGATTGTTGGTTGTGTCATGATTATTGTCCATTTATGTCCAAAAACGCCATATTTTGCCAAATTCGCAAACCCGCCAATTTGGAAATATTTCCTAAAATCCAGTTAGCCACTAAATTGGTCACTATTTGCATGACCAACGTAAAGATTTGTCGAAGGTACTTTGTCACTTCTACACAAAAACGGCGGAAATTGCGTTTTGTCAGGTCTGTTAAATGTGCCTTGAAAAGAGACTCTTTTACCCGTACGGCGACCATTTTAAATGCTGTTGTTCAAAAAATTGGATATTGTGGGATGGCTCGGGGGCCAACATTTCGTTTGTATAATTTTGGTGAGTTTGATTTTTATATCCTTTGATTCAGATTTAAGATTAAAAATTAATCTGAGACAACGATAGTATCAAAGTTAACCTGGTTTGAGAAATTTCAAaccaaaccaaattttcttgtacAAGATGTCTGCATTTTTGCCCCCTGGGTATCCCATAATATCTTGTTTCGGAGCAGTAGGATTCAAGATGGCCACCTAATCGGTAAAAAAGAAGTATTGTCTCCgcatttttggttttcaccGTTTAGTTATGTAGCGGAAATCAAACACTGGTCACCGGAGCTTCATCACGGGGCTGCATGTAGTCACTTCGAGGATCCATGTAGGATAGGAGCTGAGGAAGATAACAAATGTGCGGACTGCTTGTCTAGTGGTCACAGCAGCGAAGGATCTCTTAGTGGcaaaggcaaaacaacaaTGAGTAAACCTAAAGAGAAGAAGGTGAGAATATGACAGTATTCAATTGTGTAGG contains:
- the LOC141895626 gene encoding gametogenetin-binding protein 2-like isoform X2, producing the protein MQMAKLVAVCRDEADYSFERRQIPLNIEDTLTMVMEIPETVISTRKLNEDELQSFSKRFHCLNAGDLSAATTVRQKDVLSFLSHSVPCVGCRRSVERLYNQLVNSVQSALEPLVITNKGVLTIEKPFLQDPKLVYALFYVHGSRLREMIEAIPFCRRSRRCPLHSLESHKSRSSGNWIDVWDLLSQECRDEVVLIDSDGLLDTLEKYLRKHRFCTECKSKVLRAYSILAGDLDGPSEKGYCAALYDGLKSCPQERHVHVLCDTDYIAHLISRAEPELAGGRERHAKTLDIAQEEVLTCLGIHLWERLHRLWQKLKAEEQTWQMLFYLGVDALKKSFEVAVEKKQGISRLEQLVEEISEAERAKEMKKEQKRLKRKAKRKEKCKLISQITEASDSDLKAGEELQKEENCTNGNVGVTEELNGHRDSWGDDEDEVNSNGSPCSCDDLNNCEQRKPQTNGFVANGHCGYVAEIKHWSPELHHGAACSHFEDPCRIGAEEDNKCADCLSSGHSSEGSLSGKGKTTMSKPKEKKPNLPTHEKGVEGIDDEEERLLKLMGWKEGGAGSQDCSSSEEDLCISEQDILRFKANQKSVLQQRRKLREKLRQNFNDMALKDALNFGVVH
- the LOC141895626 gene encoding gametogenetin-binding protein 2-like isoform X1, producing the protein MQMAKLVAVCRDEADYSFERRQIPLNIEDTLTMVMEIPETVISTRKLNEDELQSFSKRFHCLNAGDLSAATTVRQKDVLSFLSHSVPCVGCRRSVERLYNQLVNSVQSALEPLVITNKGVLTIEKPFLQDPKLVYALFYVHGSRLREMIEAIPFCRRSRRCPLHSLESHKSRSSGNWIDVWDLLSQECRDEVVLIDSDGLLDTLEKYLRKHRFCTECKSKVLRAYSILAGDLDGPSEKGYCAALYDGLKSCPQERHVHVLCDTDYIAHLISRAEPELAGGRRERHAKTLDIAQEEVLTCLGIHLWERLHRLWQKLKAEEQTWQMLFYLGVDALKKSFEVAVEKKQGISRLEQLVEEISEAERAKEMKKEQKRLKRKAKRKEKCKLISQITEASDSDLKAGEELQKEENCTNGNVGVTEELNGHRDSWGDDEDEVNSNGSPCSCDDLNNCEQRKPQTNGFVANGHCGYVAEIKHWSPELHHGAACSHFEDPCRIGAEEDNKCADCLSSGHSSEGSLSGKGKTTMSKPKEKKPNLPTHEKGVEGIDDEEERLLKLMGWKEGGAGSQDCSSSEEDLCISEQDILRFKANQKSVLQQRRKLREKLRQNFNDMALKDALNFGVVH